The Candidatus Bathyarchaeota archaeon genome includes a window with the following:
- a CDS encoding zinc-ribbon domain-containing protein, with product MTKKKGKELQEKISETNHRRKMALIGLIIGIALIILGQLVSFTALFITGFAVLTICSGATSFFAILKQQYAKALKTKIEEEAKPPPVNVCPRCGTKAKKNVKYCPKCGKKIQTKKP from the coding sequence TTGACGAAGAAAAAGGGAAAAGAACTGCAAGAAAAAATCTCGGAGACAAATCACCGTAGAAAGATGGCACTTATAGGTTTGATCATAGGCATAGCCCTTATTATCCTAGGCCAACTGGTATCATTCACAGCTCTTTTTATCACAGGCTTCGCAGTTCTTACAATTTGCTCGGGTGCAACCTCGTTCTTCGCTATTTTGAAGCAGCAATATGCAAAAGCGTTGAAGACGAAGATAGAGGAAGAAGCGAAGCCTCCTCCAGTGAACGTGTGCCCTCGATGTGGCACAAAAGCTAAAAAGAACGTGAAATACTGCCCAAAATGCGGAAAGAAAATACAAACTAAAAAACCCTAA